One window of the Rissa tridactyla isolate bRisTri1 chromosome 9, bRisTri1.patW.cur.20221130, whole genome shotgun sequence genome contains the following:
- the SEMA6D gene encoding semaphorin-6D isoform X6, with amino-acid sequence MRLPLLCASVMLMSLSQCRAVSFPEDEDPINVVDYHYSRQYPVFRGRPSGNESQHRLDFQLMLKIRDTLYIAGRDQVYTVNLNEVPKSEVTPSKKLTWRSRQQDRENCAMKGKHKDECHNFIKVFVPRNDEMAFVCGTNAFNPMCRYYRLNTLEYDGEEISGLARCPFDARQTNVALFADGKLYSATVADFLASDAVIYRSMGDGSALRTIKYDSKWIKEPHFLHAIEYGNYVYFFFREIAVEHNNLGKAVYSRVARICKNDMGGSQRVLEKHWTSFLKARLNCSVPGDSFFYFDVLQSITDIIEINGVPTVVGVFTTQLNSIPGSAVCAFSMDDIEKVFKGRFKEQKTPDSVWTAVPEDKVPKPRPGCCAKHGLAEAYKTSIDFPDETLSFIKSHPLMDSAVPSVIEEPWFTKTRVRYRLTAIAVDHAAGPYQNYTVIFVGSEAGVVLKILAKTRPFSLNDSVLLEEIEAYNHAKCNGESEEDRRVISLQLDRDHHALFVAFSSCVIRIPLSRCERHGSCKKACIASRDPYCGWLDHETCGRVTPGMLTGGYVQDVEYGNTAQLGDCHEILPTTATPDYKIFGDPTSGVRWEVQSGESNQMVHMNVLITCVFAAFVLGAFIAGVAVYCYRDIFVRKSRKIHKDAESAQSCTDSSGSFAKLNGLFDSPVKEYQQNIDSPKLYTNLLTSRKELPPNGDTKSMMMDHRGQPPELAALPTPESTPVLQQKTLQAMKSQSDKPHTNLNASRKETPLKSPQFFPSSPPPHSPLSHGHIPSAIVLPNATHDYNTSFSNSNAHKADKKMQHIDHPLTKPSSKRDHRRSVDSRNTLNDFLKHLNETTSNPKAIMGDIQMAHQTLMLDPMGNMSEIPPKVPNREASLYSPPSTLPRNSPTKRVDVPTTPAVPMTSLERQRGYHKNSSQRHSISALPKNLNSPNGVLLSRQPSINRGGYMPPTAGTKMDYMQGTPVSVHLQPSLSRQSSYTSNGTLPRTGIKRTPSLKPDVPPKPSFVPQTTSVRPLNKYSY; translated from the exons ATGAGGCTTCCTCTGCTTTGTGCCTCCGTGATGCTAATGAGTCTGTCCCAGTGCCGAGCTGTCAGCTTCCCTGAAGATGAGGACCCTATTAACGTTGTTGACTACCACT ATTCAAGGCAATATCCAGTATTTAGAGGACGCCCTTCAGGCAATGAATCTCAGCACAGACTGGACTTCCAACTGATGTTGAAAATTCGAGACACACTTTATATTGCTGGCAG GGACCAAGTTTACACTGTAAACTTAAATGAAGTTCCAAAATCGGAAGTTACTCCAAGCAAG AAATTAACATGGAGGTCAAGACAGCAGGACAGAGAGAACTGTGCTATGAAAGGCAAACATAAA GATGAATGCCATAACTTCATTAAAGTCTTTGTTCCAAGAAATGATGAGATGGCGTTTGTCTGTGGAACAAACGCATTTAATCCTATGTGCAGATACTATCGG ctgaatACCTTAGAGTATGATGGGGAGGAAATTAGTGGTTTGGCAAGATGCCCATTTGATGCCAGACAAACCAATGTCGCCCTCTTTGCTG ATGGAAAATTGTATTCGGCAACAGTAGCAGATTTCCTGGCAAGTGATGCTGTTATTTATCGCAGCATGGGGGATGGATCTGCCCTAAGAACAATAAAGTATGATTCCAAATGGATAAAAG AACCACACTTCCTCCATGCCATAGAATACGGGAACtatgtttatttcttcttccGAGAAATTGCTGTAGAGCACAATAATTTAGGCAAG GCCGTGTATTCCCGTGTGGCACGCATATGCAAAAATGACATGGGGGGATCCCAAAGAGTCCTGGAAAAACACTGGACATCCTTTCTGAAAGCTCGTCTCAACTGCTCAGTTCCTGGGGATTCATTCTTCTACTTTGATGTTCTGCAGTCTATCACAGACATAATAGAAATCAATGGAGTCCCCACGGTTGTCGGTGTATTCACCACACAGCTTAACAG CATCCCTGGTTCAGCAGTGTGTGCTTTCAGCATGGATGACATTGAGAAAGTCTTCAAAGGGAGGTTTAAAGAACAAAAGACTCCTGACTCTGTTTGGACAGCTGTACCTGAAGACAAAGTACCAAAGCCAAG ACCTGGCTGCTGTGCAAAACACGGCCTAGCAGAGGCTTACAAAACCTCCATTGATTTCCCTGACGAAACACTCTCCTTCATCAAATCTCATCCTTTGATGGATTCAGCCGTTCCCTCAGTCATTGAGGAGCCCTGGTTTACCAAAACACGTGTCAG GTACAGATTGACAGCAATTGCTGTAGACCACGCTGCTGGACCCTACCAGAACTACACAGTCATATTTGTTGGCTCTGAAGCAGGAGTAGTACTTAAAATCTTGGCAAAGACCAGGCCTTTTTCTTTGAATGACAGTGTGTTACTGGAAGAGATTGAAGCATATAATCATGCAAA GTGTAATGGTGAGAGCGAGGAGGACAGAAGAGTCATTTCCCTTCAGCTGGACAGAGACCACCATGCTCTGTTCGTGGCATTCTCCAGCTGCGTCATAAGAATTCCTCTGAGTCGGTGTGAGCGTCACGGGTCATGTAAAAA GGCATGTATTGCTTCACGGGACCCATACTGTGGCTGGTTAGACCACGAGACATGTGGAAGAGTGACACCAGGCATGCT CACCGGAGGATATGTACAAGATGTCGAATACGGCAACACAGCGCAGCTTGGGGACTGCCATG AAATTTTGCCTACTACAGCTACACCAGATTACAAAATATTTGGCGACCCAACATCTG GTGTAAGGTGGGAAGTACAATCAGGAGAGTCCAACCAAATGGTACATATGAATGTCCTAATCACTTGTGTCTTTGCCGCTTTTGTCCTGGGAGCCTTTATTGCGGGAGTGGCCGTTTACTGTTACCGGGATATATTTGTACGGAAATccagaaaaatacacaaagatgCAGAATCGGCTCAGTCCTGTACTGACTCCAGTGGGAGCTTTGCTAAACTGAATGGGCTGTTTGATAGTCCCGTCAAGGAATATCAACAAAACATTGATTCACCCAAACTTTACACAAACCTGTTGACGAGCAGAAAGGAGTTGCCACCAAACGGTGATACGAAGTCCATGATGATGGACCACAGGGGCCAGCCTCCGGAATTAGCTGCGCTTCCGACTCCTGAATCTACACCAGTTCTTCAACAAAAGACCCTGCAGGCTATGAAAAGTCAGTCGGACAAACCACATACTAACCTCAATGCTTCACGAAAGGAAACCCCACTAAAAAGCCCTCAGTTTTTCCCTTCCAGTCCTCCACCCCACTCGCCTCTAAGTCATGGACATATTCCTAGCGCTATCGTTCTTCCCAATGCTACCCATGATTACAACACATCTTTCTCAAATTCTAATGCGCACAAGGCAGACAAAAAGATGCAACATATTGATCATCCCCTTACAAAACCATCCAGCAAAAGAGACCACAGGAGATCTGTTGATTCCAGGAACACCCTGAATGATTTTCTGAAACACTTAAATGAAACTACTAGTAATCCCAAAGCAATTATGGGAGATATTCAAATGGCCCACCAGACTTTAATGCTGGATCCAATGGGAAATATGTCTGAGATCCCACCTAAGGTTCCCAACAGGGAGGCATCTTTGTACTCTCCTCCATCAACTCTTCCGAGAAACAGCCCCACAAAACGAGTGGACGTTCCCACCACTCCTGCGGTACCAATGACCTCTTTGGAAAGGCAGAGGGGTTATCACAAAAATTCTTCGCAAAGGCACTCAATATCTGCCCTTCCTAAAAACTTAAACTCACCAAATGGTGTTTTGTTATCCAGACAGCCTAGTATTAACCGTGGGGGGTACATGCCTCCCACAGCAGGCACAAAGATGGACTACATGCAAGGGACGCCTGTCAGCGTTCACCTCCAGCCTTCCTTGTCCAGGCAAAGCAGTTACACAAGCAACGGCACCCTTCCTCGTACGGGAATAAAGAGGACACCCTCCTTAAAACCCGACGTGCCACCAAAACCCTCATTTGTTCCTCAGACAACTTCAGTCAGACCACTGAACAAATACAGTTACTAG
- the SEMA6D gene encoding semaphorin-6D isoform X2 → MRLPLLCASVMLMSLSQCRAVSFPEDEDPINVVDYHYSRQYPVFRGRPSGNESQHRLDFQLMLKIRDTLYIAGRDQVYTVNLNEVPKSEVTPSKKLTWRSRQQDRENCAMKGKHKDECHNFIKVFVPRNDEMAFVCGTNAFNPMCRYYRLNTLEYDGEEISGLARCPFDARQTNVALFADGKLYSATVADFLASDAVIYRSMGDGSALRTIKYDSKWIKEPHFLHAIEYGNYVYFFFREIAVEHNNLGKAVYSRVARICKNDMGGSQRVLEKHWTSFLKARLNCSVPGDSFFYFDVLQSITDIIEINGVPTVVGVFTTQLNSIPGSAVCAFSMDDIEKVFKGRFKEQKTPDSVWTAVPEDKVPKPRPGCCAKHGLAEAYKTSIDFPDETLSFIKSHPLMDSAVPSVIEEPWFTKTRVRYRLTAIAVDHAAGPYQNYTVIFVGSEAGVVLKILAKTRPFSLNDSVLLEEIEAYNHAKCNGESEEDRRVISLQLDRDHHALFVAFSSCVIRIPLSRCERHGSCKKACIASRDPYCGWLDHETCGRVTPGMLTGGYVQDVEYGNTAQLGDCHEILPTTATPDYKIFGDPTSDMEFSSPSITTMASIPVISPKVIGSWKPKVTGSRKFVVQDDPNTSDYSDPLSGVPKGVRWEVQSGESNQMVHMNVLITCVFAAFVLGAFIAGVAVYCYRDIFVRKSRKIHKDAESAQSCTDSSGSFAKLNGLFDSPVKEYQQNIDSPKLYTNLLTSRKELPPNGDTKSMMMDHRGQPPELAALPTPESTPVLQQKTLQAMKSQSDKPHTNLNASRKETPLKSPQFFPSSPPPHSPLSHGHIPSAIVLPNATHDYNTSFSNSNAHKADKKMQHIDHPLTKPSSKRDHRRSVDSRNTLNDFLKHLNETTSNPKAIMGDIQMAHQTLMLDPMGNMSEIPPKVPNREASLYSPPSTLPRNSPTKRVDVPTTPAVPMTSLERQRGYHKNSSQRHSISALPKNLNSPNGVLLSRQPSINRGGYMPPTAGTKMDYMQGTPVSVHLQPSLSRQSSYTSNGTLPRTGIKRTPSLKPDVPPKPSFVPQTTSVRPLNKYSY, encoded by the exons ATGAGGCTTCCTCTGCTTTGTGCCTCCGTGATGCTAATGAGTCTGTCCCAGTGCCGAGCTGTCAGCTTCCCTGAAGATGAGGACCCTATTAACGTTGTTGACTACCACT ATTCAAGGCAATATCCAGTATTTAGAGGACGCCCTTCAGGCAATGAATCTCAGCACAGACTGGACTTCCAACTGATGTTGAAAATTCGAGACACACTTTATATTGCTGGCAG GGACCAAGTTTACACTGTAAACTTAAATGAAGTTCCAAAATCGGAAGTTACTCCAAGCAAG AAATTAACATGGAGGTCAAGACAGCAGGACAGAGAGAACTGTGCTATGAAAGGCAAACATAAA GATGAATGCCATAACTTCATTAAAGTCTTTGTTCCAAGAAATGATGAGATGGCGTTTGTCTGTGGAACAAACGCATTTAATCCTATGTGCAGATACTATCGG ctgaatACCTTAGAGTATGATGGGGAGGAAATTAGTGGTTTGGCAAGATGCCCATTTGATGCCAGACAAACCAATGTCGCCCTCTTTGCTG ATGGAAAATTGTATTCGGCAACAGTAGCAGATTTCCTGGCAAGTGATGCTGTTATTTATCGCAGCATGGGGGATGGATCTGCCCTAAGAACAATAAAGTATGATTCCAAATGGATAAAAG AACCACACTTCCTCCATGCCATAGAATACGGGAACtatgtttatttcttcttccGAGAAATTGCTGTAGAGCACAATAATTTAGGCAAG GCCGTGTATTCCCGTGTGGCACGCATATGCAAAAATGACATGGGGGGATCCCAAAGAGTCCTGGAAAAACACTGGACATCCTTTCTGAAAGCTCGTCTCAACTGCTCAGTTCCTGGGGATTCATTCTTCTACTTTGATGTTCTGCAGTCTATCACAGACATAATAGAAATCAATGGAGTCCCCACGGTTGTCGGTGTATTCACCACACAGCTTAACAG CATCCCTGGTTCAGCAGTGTGTGCTTTCAGCATGGATGACATTGAGAAAGTCTTCAAAGGGAGGTTTAAAGAACAAAAGACTCCTGACTCTGTTTGGACAGCTGTACCTGAAGACAAAGTACCAAAGCCAAG ACCTGGCTGCTGTGCAAAACACGGCCTAGCAGAGGCTTACAAAACCTCCATTGATTTCCCTGACGAAACACTCTCCTTCATCAAATCTCATCCTTTGATGGATTCAGCCGTTCCCTCAGTCATTGAGGAGCCCTGGTTTACCAAAACACGTGTCAG GTACAGATTGACAGCAATTGCTGTAGACCACGCTGCTGGACCCTACCAGAACTACACAGTCATATTTGTTGGCTCTGAAGCAGGAGTAGTACTTAAAATCTTGGCAAAGACCAGGCCTTTTTCTTTGAATGACAGTGTGTTACTGGAAGAGATTGAAGCATATAATCATGCAAA GTGTAATGGTGAGAGCGAGGAGGACAGAAGAGTCATTTCCCTTCAGCTGGACAGAGACCACCATGCTCTGTTCGTGGCATTCTCCAGCTGCGTCATAAGAATTCCTCTGAGTCGGTGTGAGCGTCACGGGTCATGTAAAAA GGCATGTATTGCTTCACGGGACCCATACTGTGGCTGGTTAGACCACGAGACATGTGGAAGAGTGACACCAGGCATGCT CACCGGAGGATATGTACAAGATGTCGAATACGGCAACACAGCGCAGCTTGGGGACTGCCATG AAATTTTGCCTACTACAGCTACACCAGATTACAAAATATTTGGCGACCCAACATCTG ACATGGagttctcctcaccttccattaCCACAATGGCAAGTATCCCAGTTATATCACCTAAAGTGATTGGTTCCTGGAAACCTAAAGTGACTGGCTCTCGGAAATTTGTAGTTCAAGATGACCCAAACACTTCTGATTATTCTGATCCATTATCAGGTGTCCCAAAGG GTGTAAGGTGGGAAGTACAATCAGGAGAGTCCAACCAAATGGTACATATGAATGTCCTAATCACTTGTGTCTTTGCCGCTTTTGTCCTGGGAGCCTTTATTGCGGGAGTGGCCGTTTACTGTTACCGGGATATATTTGTACGGAAATccagaaaaatacacaaagatgCAGAATCGGCTCAGTCCTGTACTGACTCCAGTGGGAGCTTTGCTAAACTGAATGGGCTGTTTGATAGTCCCGTCAAGGAATATCAACAAAACATTGATTCACCCAAACTTTACACAAACCTGTTGACGAGCAGAAAGGAGTTGCCACCAAACGGTGATACGAAGTCCATGATGATGGACCACAGGGGCCAGCCTCCGGAATTAGCTGCGCTTCCGACTCCTGAATCTACACCAGTTCTTCAACAAAAGACCCTGCAGGCTATGAAAAGTCAGTCGGACAAACCACATACTAACCTCAATGCTTCACGAAAGGAAACCCCACTAAAAAGCCCTCAGTTTTTCCCTTCCAGTCCTCCACCCCACTCGCCTCTAAGTCATGGACATATTCCTAGCGCTATCGTTCTTCCCAATGCTACCCATGATTACAACACATCTTTCTCAAATTCTAATGCGCACAAGGCAGACAAAAAGATGCAACATATTGATCATCCCCTTACAAAACCATCCAGCAAAAGAGACCACAGGAGATCTGTTGATTCCAGGAACACCCTGAATGATTTTCTGAAACACTTAAATGAAACTACTAGTAATCCCAAAGCAATTATGGGAGATATTCAAATGGCCCACCAGACTTTAATGCTGGATCCAATGGGAAATATGTCTGAGATCCCACCTAAGGTTCCCAACAGGGAGGCATCTTTGTACTCTCCTCCATCAACTCTTCCGAGAAACAGCCCCACAAAACGAGTGGACGTTCCCACCACTCCTGCGGTACCAATGACCTCTTTGGAAAGGCAGAGGGGTTATCACAAAAATTCTTCGCAAAGGCACTCAATATCTGCCCTTCCTAAAAACTTAAACTCACCAAATGGTGTTTTGTTATCCAGACAGCCTAGTATTAACCGTGGGGGGTACATGCCTCCCACAGCAGGCACAAAGATGGACTACATGCAAGGGACGCCTGTCAGCGTTCACCTCCAGCCTTCCTTGTCCAGGCAAAGCAGTTACACAAGCAACGGCACCCTTCCTCGTACGGGAATAAAGAGGACACCCTCCTTAAAACCCGACGTGCCACCAAAACCCTCATTTGTTCCTCAGACAACTTCAGTCAGACCACTGAACAAATACAGTTACTAG
- the SEMA6D gene encoding semaphorin-6D isoform X4, translated as MRLPLLCASVMLMSLSQCRAVSFPEDEDPINVVDYHYSRQYPVFRGRPSGNESQHRLDFQLMLKIRDTLYIAGRDQVYTVNLNEVPKSEVTPSKKLTWRSRQQDRENCAMKGKHKDECHNFIKVFVPRNDEMAFVCGTNAFNPMCRYYRLNTLEYDGEEISGLARCPFDARQTNVALFADGKLYSATVADFLASDAVIYRSMGDGSALRTIKYDSKWIKEPHFLHAIEYGNYVYFFFREIAVEHNNLGKAVYSRVARICKNDMGGSQRVLEKHWTSFLKARLNCSVPGDSFFYFDVLQSITDIIEINGVPTVVGVFTTQLNSIPGSAVCAFSMDDIEKVFKGRFKEQKTPDSVWTAVPEDKVPKPRPGCCAKHGLAEAYKTSIDFPDETLSFIKSHPLMDSAVPSVIEEPWFTKTRVRYRLTAIAVDHAAGPYQNYTVIFVGSEAGVVLKILAKTRPFSLNDSVLLEEIEAYNHAKCNGESEEDRRVISLQLDRDHHALFVAFSSCVIRIPLSRCERHGSCKKACIASRDPYCGWLDHETCGRVTPGMLTGGYVQDVEYGNTAQLGDCHDMEFSSPSITTMASIPVISPKVIGSWKPKVTGSRKFVVQDDPNTSDYSDPLSGVPKGVRWEVQSGESNQMVHMNVLITCVFAAFVLGAFIAGVAVYCYRDIFVRKSRKIHKDAESAQSCTDSSGSFAKLNGLFDSPVKEYQQNIDSPKLYTNLLTSRKELPPNGDTKSMMMDHRGQPPELAALPTPESTPVLQQKTLQAMKSQSDKPHTNLNASRKETPLKSPQFFPSSPPPHSPLSHGHIPSAIVLPNATHDYNTSFSNSNAHKADKKMQHIDHPLTKPSSKRDHRRSVDSRNTLNDFLKHLNETTSNPKAIMGDIQMAHQTLMLDPMGNMSEIPPKVPNREASLYSPPSTLPRNSPTKRVDVPTTPAVPMTSLERQRGYHKNSSQRHSISALPKNLNSPNGVLLSRQPSINRGGYMPPTAGTKMDYMQGTPVSVHLQPSLSRQSSYTSNGTLPRTGIKRTPSLKPDVPPKPSFVPQTTSVRPLNKYSY; from the exons ATGAGGCTTCCTCTGCTTTGTGCCTCCGTGATGCTAATGAGTCTGTCCCAGTGCCGAGCTGTCAGCTTCCCTGAAGATGAGGACCCTATTAACGTTGTTGACTACCACT ATTCAAGGCAATATCCAGTATTTAGAGGACGCCCTTCAGGCAATGAATCTCAGCACAGACTGGACTTCCAACTGATGTTGAAAATTCGAGACACACTTTATATTGCTGGCAG GGACCAAGTTTACACTGTAAACTTAAATGAAGTTCCAAAATCGGAAGTTACTCCAAGCAAG AAATTAACATGGAGGTCAAGACAGCAGGACAGAGAGAACTGTGCTATGAAAGGCAAACATAAA GATGAATGCCATAACTTCATTAAAGTCTTTGTTCCAAGAAATGATGAGATGGCGTTTGTCTGTGGAACAAACGCATTTAATCCTATGTGCAGATACTATCGG ctgaatACCTTAGAGTATGATGGGGAGGAAATTAGTGGTTTGGCAAGATGCCCATTTGATGCCAGACAAACCAATGTCGCCCTCTTTGCTG ATGGAAAATTGTATTCGGCAACAGTAGCAGATTTCCTGGCAAGTGATGCTGTTATTTATCGCAGCATGGGGGATGGATCTGCCCTAAGAACAATAAAGTATGATTCCAAATGGATAAAAG AACCACACTTCCTCCATGCCATAGAATACGGGAACtatgtttatttcttcttccGAGAAATTGCTGTAGAGCACAATAATTTAGGCAAG GCCGTGTATTCCCGTGTGGCACGCATATGCAAAAATGACATGGGGGGATCCCAAAGAGTCCTGGAAAAACACTGGACATCCTTTCTGAAAGCTCGTCTCAACTGCTCAGTTCCTGGGGATTCATTCTTCTACTTTGATGTTCTGCAGTCTATCACAGACATAATAGAAATCAATGGAGTCCCCACGGTTGTCGGTGTATTCACCACACAGCTTAACAG CATCCCTGGTTCAGCAGTGTGTGCTTTCAGCATGGATGACATTGAGAAAGTCTTCAAAGGGAGGTTTAAAGAACAAAAGACTCCTGACTCTGTTTGGACAGCTGTACCTGAAGACAAAGTACCAAAGCCAAG ACCTGGCTGCTGTGCAAAACACGGCCTAGCAGAGGCTTACAAAACCTCCATTGATTTCCCTGACGAAACACTCTCCTTCATCAAATCTCATCCTTTGATGGATTCAGCCGTTCCCTCAGTCATTGAGGAGCCCTGGTTTACCAAAACACGTGTCAG GTACAGATTGACAGCAATTGCTGTAGACCACGCTGCTGGACCCTACCAGAACTACACAGTCATATTTGTTGGCTCTGAAGCAGGAGTAGTACTTAAAATCTTGGCAAAGACCAGGCCTTTTTCTTTGAATGACAGTGTGTTACTGGAAGAGATTGAAGCATATAATCATGCAAA GTGTAATGGTGAGAGCGAGGAGGACAGAAGAGTCATTTCCCTTCAGCTGGACAGAGACCACCATGCTCTGTTCGTGGCATTCTCCAGCTGCGTCATAAGAATTCCTCTGAGTCGGTGTGAGCGTCACGGGTCATGTAAAAA GGCATGTATTGCTTCACGGGACCCATACTGTGGCTGGTTAGACCACGAGACATGTGGAAGAGTGACACCAGGCATGCT CACCGGAGGATATGTACAAGATGTCGAATACGGCAACACAGCGCAGCTTGGGGACTGCCATG ACATGGagttctcctcaccttccattaCCACAATGGCAAGTATCCCAGTTATATCACCTAAAGTGATTGGTTCCTGGAAACCTAAAGTGACTGGCTCTCGGAAATTTGTAGTTCAAGATGACCCAAACACTTCTGATTATTCTGATCCATTATCAGGTGTCCCAAAGG GTGTAAGGTGGGAAGTACAATCAGGAGAGTCCAACCAAATGGTACATATGAATGTCCTAATCACTTGTGTCTTTGCCGCTTTTGTCCTGGGAGCCTTTATTGCGGGAGTGGCCGTTTACTGTTACCGGGATATATTTGTACGGAAATccagaaaaatacacaaagatgCAGAATCGGCTCAGTCCTGTACTGACTCCAGTGGGAGCTTTGCTAAACTGAATGGGCTGTTTGATAGTCCCGTCAAGGAATATCAACAAAACATTGATTCACCCAAACTTTACACAAACCTGTTGACGAGCAGAAAGGAGTTGCCACCAAACGGTGATACGAAGTCCATGATGATGGACCACAGGGGCCAGCCTCCGGAATTAGCTGCGCTTCCGACTCCTGAATCTACACCAGTTCTTCAACAAAAGACCCTGCAGGCTATGAAAAGTCAGTCGGACAAACCACATACTAACCTCAATGCTTCACGAAAGGAAACCCCACTAAAAAGCCCTCAGTTTTTCCCTTCCAGTCCTCCACCCCACTCGCCTCTAAGTCATGGACATATTCCTAGCGCTATCGTTCTTCCCAATGCTACCCATGATTACAACACATCTTTCTCAAATTCTAATGCGCACAAGGCAGACAAAAAGATGCAACATATTGATCATCCCCTTACAAAACCATCCAGCAAAAGAGACCACAGGAGATCTGTTGATTCCAGGAACACCCTGAATGATTTTCTGAAACACTTAAATGAAACTACTAGTAATCCCAAAGCAATTATGGGAGATATTCAAATGGCCCACCAGACTTTAATGCTGGATCCAATGGGAAATATGTCTGAGATCCCACCTAAGGTTCCCAACAGGGAGGCATCTTTGTACTCTCCTCCATCAACTCTTCCGAGAAACAGCCCCACAAAACGAGTGGACGTTCCCACCACTCCTGCGGTACCAATGACCTCTTTGGAAAGGCAGAGGGGTTATCACAAAAATTCTTCGCAAAGGCACTCAATATCTGCCCTTCCTAAAAACTTAAACTCACCAAATGGTGTTTTGTTATCCAGACAGCCTAGTATTAACCGTGGGGGGTACATGCCTCCCACAGCAGGCACAAAGATGGACTACATGCAAGGGACGCCTGTCAGCGTTCACCTCCAGCCTTCCTTGTCCAGGCAAAGCAGTTACACAAGCAACGGCACCCTTCCTCGTACGGGAATAAAGAGGACACCCTCCTTAAAACCCGACGTGCCACCAAAACCCTCATTTGTTCCTCAGACAACTTCAGTCAGACCACTGAACAAATACAGTTACTAG